The following proteins are co-located in the Fusarium verticillioides 7600 chromosome 7, whole genome shotgun sequence genome:
- a CDS encoding potassium/sodium efflux P-type ATPase, fungal-type, whose translation MGQNEEEKPHISGQANTPMSAPAHALTFEQVAQELNGNLDDGLTESEAKQRLETYGRNEFGEQEGVQPLKIFIGQIANALTLVLILAMAASFGIKSWIEGGVVAAVIILNIVVGFLQEFQAAKTMDSLRSLSSPTAHAVRNGNNQVVVTAEIVPGDMVELKTGDTIPADIRLVEAVNFETNEALLTGESLPVRKEINKTFPDDTGPGDRLNVAYSSSTVTKGRARGIVFATGTYTEIGQIAVALRGKSSKRRQPKRDAEGNTNFGRWMQAWTLTGSDAVGRFLGVNVGTPLQRKLSKLALILLGTAIVCAIIVLAANDFKSQREVIIYAVATGLSMIPASLIVVLTITMAAGTKRMVQRHVIVRNLKSLEALGAVTNICSDKTGTLTQGTMIVKKAWIPGRGTYSVGASNEPFNPTLGDITLTEDQPKNIDFQNEKSEGTSIDPASQPAQDPSLVEYLNVASLANLATVHEIEGEWHARGDPTEIAMQVFASRFNWNRMRLSSGDNPRWHEVAEFPFDSDVKKMSVIFHDSESQKQWVFTKGAVERVLTSCPVYAAGNEILEFTDAIKEDVLRNMESLARLGLRVLALASRTDIPHVEDNEAELDRGLFEKDLVFRGLIGLYDPPRPESAPSVRQCHEAGVSVHMLTGDHPETARAIALEVGILPAKMSEIPKDVSKVMVMAASEFDKLSDDEIDQLPLLPLVVARCAPQTKVRMIEALHRRKAFVAMTGDGVNDSPSLKRSDVGIAMGQAGSDVAKEASDIVLTDDNFASILNAVEEGRRMFDNIQKFILHVLAENIAQACTLLIGLVFKDKNNLSVFPLAPVEILWIIMITSGMPDMGLGFEIAAPDIMQRPPQNLKQGVFTPELMIDMVVYGLWMSALCLASFILVLYGFGNGAADIGEDCNNTYSEDCRVIFRARSTTFACLTWFALFLAWEMINMRRSFFRMQPKSKKYFTQWMHDVWRNPFLFWAIIAGFVTMFPIIYIPGLNTVVFKHAPISWEWGIVFIEAVLFFLGIESWKWAKRIYFRRQARKSTGGVSDLETRVFGKYYSMGGSRDEESGHNEKSSD comes from the exons ATGGGTCAgaacgaagaagagaagcctcACATCTCGGGCCAAGCCAACACTCCCATGTCGGCACCTGCTCATGCTCTTACCTTTGAGCAGGTCGCCCAGGAGCTTAATGGTAATCTCGATGATGGTCTCACTGAATCCGAGGCCAAGCAGCGTCTTGAGACCTATGGTCGAAACGAATTCGGTGAACAAGAAGGTGTTCAACCTCTCAAGATTTTTATCGGGCAGATTGCCAATGCCTTGACTCTA gttctcatccttgccatgGCTGCCTCTTTTGGTATCAAGTCTTGGATTGAAGGTGGTGTAGTAGCCGCAGTCATTATCCTCAACATTGTCGTTGGTTTCCTCCAAGAGTTTCAAGCCGCCAAGACTATGGACTCTCTGCGTTCTCTCAGCTCTCCTACCGCTCACGCTGTCCGCAACGGTAACAACCAAGTTGTCGTGACTGCTGAGATTGTCCCTGGTGACATGGTTGAACTCAAGACCGGAGACACAATTCCTGCAGATATCCGtcttgtcgaggctgtcaacTTTGAAACCAACGAAGCACTTCTCACCGGAGAGTCTCTGCCTGTTCGCAaagagatcaacaagacctTTCCAGATGATACTGGCCCTGGTGATCGACTCAACGTTGCTTACAGCTCATCTACTGTGACAAAGGGACGTGCTCGCGGCATTGTTTTCGCTACCGGTACATACACTGAGATTGGTCAAATTGCCGTTGCTCTTCGTGGCAAGTCTTCCAAGCGCCGACAGCCAAAGAGGGATGCCGAGGGTAACACCAATTTTGGTCGCTGGATGCAGGCTTGGACCTTGACCGGTTCTGATGCAGTCGGGCGTTTCCTTGGTGTCAATGTCGGTACTCCTCTTCAGCGCAAGCTGTCCAAGCTGGCACTCATTCTTCTCGGAACGGCTATTGTGTGTGCTATCATTGTTCTGGCAGCCAATGATTTCAAGTCGCAGAGAGAGGTCATCATTTATGCTGTGGCAACTGGTCTCTCTATGATCCCAGCTTCTCTGATCGTTGTTCTCACCATTACTATGGCTGCTGGTACCAAGCGTATGGTCCAGAGACATGTAATTGTCCGTAACCTCAAGAGTTTGGAAGCTCTGGGTGCTGTAACCA ACATTTGCTCTGACAAGACCGGAACCCTTACCCAGGGTACCATgatcgtcaagaaggcttGGATCCCTGGACGCGGCACATACTCTGTTGGCGCTTCCAATGAGCCATTCAACCCTACCCTCGGAGACATCACCCTCACTGAGGATCAGCCCAAGAACATTGACTTCCAGAATGAAAAGTCTGAAGGTACATCAATTGACCCCGCTTCCCAGCCTGCCCAGGACCCCAGTCTCGTCGAGTATCTCAACGTTGCTTCACTTGCCAACCTTGCGACTGTCCACGAGATTGAAGGCGAGTGGCATGCTCGGGGAGATCCAACCGAGATTGCTATGCAAGTCTTTGCTTCCCGATTCAACTGGAACCGCATGCGATTGTCGTCTGGCGATAACCCCCGCTGGCATGAAGTTGCCGAATTCCCTTTCGATTcagatgtcaagaagatgtcggtCATTTTCCACGACAGCGAATCTCAGAAGCAATGGGTCTTTACCAAGGGTGCTGTTGAACGTGTCTTGACTTCTTGCCCTGTTTATGCTGCTGGAAACGAAATCCTCGAGTTCACCGACGCAATCAAGGAAGATGTTTTGAGAAACATGGAGTCTCTGGCTCGTCTTGGTCTTCGTGTTCTTGCCCTCGCCAGCCGAACTGATATCCCCCATGTTGAAGACAACGAGGCTGAACTTGACCGTGGACTCTTCGAAAAGGACCTTGTCTTCCGTGGCCTCATCGGCTTGTACGACCCTCCTCGCCCTGAATCTGCCCCATCCGTCCGACAATGCCACGAAGCCGGTGTCAGCGTTCACATGCTTACTGGTGACCACCCTGAAACAGCTCGTGCTATCGCTCTTGAAGTCGGTATTCTCCCTGCCAAGATGTCTGAGATCCCCAAGGATGTTTCCaaggtcatggtcatggctgCTTCAGAGTTTGACAAGCTgtccgatgatgagattgaccaGCTTCCCCTTCTGCCTCTTGTCGTCGCTCGTTGTGCCCCTCAGACCAAGGTCCGTATGATTGAAGCTCTTCACCGTCGCAAGGCTTTCGTCGCCATGACCGGTGATGGTGTCAATGACTCGCCTAGTTTGAAGCGATCAGACGTGGGTATCGCTATGGGACAGGCTGGATctgatgttgccaaggaaGCGTCTGACATTGTCTTGACTGACGACAACTTTGCTTCTATTCTGAatgctgttgaagaaggccgaaGAATGTTTGACAACATTCAGAAGTTTATTCTGCACGTTTTGGCTGAGAATATTGCCCAAGCTTGTACACTCCTGATCGGTCTTGTCTTTAAGGACAAGAACAATCTGTCGGTTTTCCCTCTCGCACCAGTTGAGATTCtctggatcatcatgatcacaTCCGGTATGCCTGATATgggtcttggctttgaaaTTGCCGCCCCAGATATCATGCAGCGTCCTCCCCAGAAC TTGAAACAAGGTGTCTTTACCCCCGAACTCATGATCGACATGGTGGTCTACGGTCTCTGGATGTCAGCTCTTTGCCTCGCCTCGTTCATCCTCGTCCTGTATGGCTTCGGCAATGGTGCTGCCGACATTGGAGAGGACTGCAACAACACATACAGTGAAGACTGCAGGGTCATTTTCCGTGCTCGTTCAACAACCTTTGCATGCCTGACCTGGTTTGCCCTGTTCCTTGCCTGGGAGATGATCAACATGAGAAGGTCTTTCTTCCGAATGCAgcccaagagcaagaagtaTTTCACCCAGTGGATGCACGACGTTTGGAGGAACCCCTTCCTGTTCTGGGCTATCATCGCCGGTTTTGTTACCATGTTCCCTATCATCTATATTCCGGGACTCAACACTGTCGTCTTTAAGCATGCCCCCATCTCTTGGGAATGGGGTATTGTTTTTATTGAGGCtgtgctcttcttccttggcatTGAGTCTTGGAAATGGGCTAAGCGTATTTATTTCCGTCGTCAGGCTCGTAAGTCTACAGGCGGTGTCTCTGATCTGGAGACTCGTGTCTTTGGCAAGTATTATAGCATGGGTGGAAGCCGTGATGAGGAGAGCGGCCACAATGAGAAGAGTTCCGATTAG